A window of the Lolium perenne isolate Kyuss_39 chromosome 7, Kyuss_2.0, whole genome shotgun sequence genome harbors these coding sequences:
- the LOC127323764 gene encoding uncharacterized protein yields the protein METDGEAISAVQDVDQYYADDDDFDDLYNDVNIGDGDGFFNSSHQPPPLPQNPLPPPPPTQQNQPHQLPPPPPPQPQQQPMAPPHSLPPPPPLAPPLQHKVHISGMPAPPPTLPPPPATLPPPPPVPSRPAPPPSRHHQIQLGGDAFHHQGGSFGNGGPADSGEGMTLFVGDLHWWTTDADLEAELSKYGLVKEVRFFDEKASGKSKGFCHVDFFDLDAVSACKKGMNGHLFHGRPCVVDFSSPNAARRMGEWQGKNHQSSMAAQTPPMQTKCGRGPGGAGGPPVAGNQSGGRVGGPGGGNLGRPVGGMMNRGPAGNMRNRMGPTGGRGIMGNGGMAAPPPPMLPPGGMMAQGFDPTCYGPMGRMGAGFGGFPGVPGSGPFPGLMQPFPPVVAPHVNPAFFGRGGMGPGGAGMWPDPTMGGWGADEQASYGDDAASDQQYEEGGRRVKERPPEREWSGAPERRRPRENDMPAQDWPEKRHHDEQGMGRDRDRNHDRDRERDRDRERERERDRHKDDRDRYNDHHRHRERDSERNEDWNRGRSSGMHSRSREADHSKRRRNDT from the coding sequence ATGGAGACCGACGGCGAGGCCATCTCCGCCGTGCAGGACGTCGACCAGTACTACGCTGATGACGATGACTTCGACGACCTCTACAACGACGTCAACATCGGTGACGGCGACGGGTTCTTCAACTCCTCCCACCAGCCGCCGCCTCTTCCCCAGAATCCgctaccgccgccgccgccgacgcagcaGAACCAGCCCCAccagcttcctcctcctcctcctccacaacCGCAACAGCAGCCTATGGCGCCCCCCCACTCCCTCCCGCCCCCGCCACCGCTTGCCCCGCCGCTGCAGCACAAGGTCCACATCTCTGGAATGCCCGCGCCTCCACcaaccctcccgccgccgccggcgacccTCCCGCCGCCACCTCCGGTGCCATCGAGACCCGCACCGCCGCCATCTCGGCACCACCAGATCCAGCTAGGAGGAGACGCGTTCCATCACCAAGGAGGCAGCTTCGGAAACGGCGGTCCGGCCGACAGTGGTGAGGGCATGACGCTGTTCGTGGGAGACCTCCACTGGTGGACGACTGATGCGGACCTCGAGGCGGAGCTCAGCAAGTACGGATTGGTCAAGGAAGTGAGGTTCTTTGATGAAAAGGCCAGCGGGAAATCTAAGGGCTTCTGCCATGTTGATTTCTTTGACCTCGATGCCGTCTCTGCCTGCAAGAAGGGCATGAACGGGCACCTGTTTCATGGCCGTCCATGTGTTGTGGATTTCTCCTCTCCTAACGCCGCGCGTCGCATGGGCGAGTGGCAGGGGAAGAACCACCAGTCGTCTATGGCTGCGCAGACACCGCCAATGCAGACGAAGTGTGGGAGAGGGCCTGGTGGTGCCGGAGGCCCTCCGGTGGCTGGTAATCAAAGTGGTGGGCGTGTGGGAGGACCTGGTGGTGGTAATTTGGGGAGACCTGTTGGTGGGATGATGAACAGGGGCCCTGCTGGAAATATGAGAAATCGGATGGGACCAACAGGTGGCCGAGGGATCATGGGAAATGGAGGCATGGCTGCACCGCCACCTCCAATGCTGCCTCCAGGAGGGATGATGGCTCAGGGTTTTGATCCTACTTGTTATGGCCCAATGGGAAGGATGGGTGCTGGGTTTGGTGGTTTTCCCGGTGTACCAGGCTCAGGGCCTTTTCCTGGGTTGATGCAGCCATTCCCGCCGGTGGTCGCACCACATGTGAACCCTGCTTTCTTTGGAAGGGGTGGTATGGGTCCTGGCGGCGCTGGGATGTGGCCCGATCCCACCATGGGGGGTTGGGGTGCTGACGAACAAGCAAGCTATGGGGATGATGCAGCATCTGATCAACAGTATGAGGAAGGGGGACGCCGTGTGAAAGAGAGGCCACCCGAGAGGGAGTGGTCTGGTGCACCAGAGAGGAGGCGGCCAAGGGAGAACGATATGCCAGCGCAGGATTGGCCAGAGAAGAGGCACCATGATGAGCAAGGCATGGGACGAGACAGGGATCGTAACCATGACAGAGATAGGGAGAGAGATCGTGATAGGGAGAGGGAAAGGGAAAGGGATAGGCACAAGGATGACAGAGACCGCTATAATGATCATCACAGGCACAGGGAACGTGATTCTGAGCGTAATGAAGACTGGAACAGGGGAAGGTCATCTGGGATGCATAGCAGGTCGAGGGAGGCTGACCATTCTAAGCGCAGGCGCAATGACACCTGA